The following are encoded in a window of Oncorhynchus keta strain PuntledgeMale-10-30-2019 chromosome 10, Oket_V2, whole genome shotgun sequence genomic DNA:
- the LOC118388492 gene encoding mRNA turnover protein 4 homolog, whose protein sequence is MPKSKRDKKISLTKTAKKGLETKQNLIEELRKCVDMYKHLFIFSVANMRNNKLKDIRTAWKHSRFFFGKNKVMMIAIGKGSTSEYKDNLHKVSRFLRGEVGVLFTNKTKEEVQEYFSQFKEMDFARAGNKAGMALTLDEGPLEQFPHSMEPQLRQLGLPTALKKGVVTLLKDHEVCKEGDTLTPEQARILKLFGIEMAEFRVQIQCMWNSETSDFEKLAEEEAMQENDEEEGNESG, encoded by the exons ATGCCAAAGTCAAAGAGGGACAAGAAAA TTTCACTAACAAAAACAGCCAAGAAGGGTCTGGAAACAAAACAGAACTTAATAGAAGAG TTACGGAAATGTGTGGATATGTACAAGCACCTGTTCATCTTCTCTGTGGCAAACATGAGGAACAACAAATTGAAAGACATCAGGACAGCCTGGAAACACAGTCG ATTCTTTTTTGGAAAAAACAAAGTGATGATGATCGCTATAGGTAAAGGATCAACAAGCGAGTACAAAGACAATTTGCACAAG GTCAGCAGGTTTCTGAGAGGAGAAGTGGGTGTGTTATTCACAAATAAAACCAAAGAAGAGGTGCAAGA GTATTTCAGCCAGTTCAAAGAGATGGATTTTGCACGAGCAGGAAACAAGGCAGGGATGGCCTTAACACTTGATGAAGGACCCCTGGAACAGTTCCCTCACTCCATGGAGCCACAGCTGAGACAGTTGGGACTCCCCACAGCACTCAAGAAAG GAGTGGTGACGCTACTGAAAGACCATGAAGTGTGCAAAGAGGGAGACACACTAACCCCTGAACAGGCCCGTATTCTG AAACTCTTTGGGATTGAGATGGCTGAATTCAGAGTGCAGATCCAGTGCATGTGGAACTCTGAAACGAGCGACTTTGAGAAGCTAGCTGAGGAAGAGGCCATGCAGGAGAACGATGAGGAAGAAGGGAATGAATCTGGATAG
- the akr7a3 gene encoding aflatoxin B1 aldehyde reductase member 3: MLLGARVGLCVFHQRLASGSKYLPLIVYHHRNMSSTGSTQLKRPISLLGSMAFGERADAETSTNMVKAYLERGHNDLDTAFMYTDGQAETIIGGMNLPKTVSIATKANPWEGKTLKPESVRSQLDTSLKRLRTQCVDLFYLHAPDHQNPIQDTLQACHELYKEGKFKELGLSNYAAWEVAEIFTICRHNNWILPTVYQGMYNATTRQVETELLPCLRYYSIRFYAYNPLAGGLLTGKYHYQDKEGSQPSGRFFGNNWAGAYRDRYWKESHFQAIDLVQKAMETAYGSNKPSMTSAALRWMYHHSHLKGDLGDGVIIGMSSMEQLDQNLSASEEGPLDDRVVEAFKHAWDLVAHECPNYFR; encoded by the exons ATGCTTTTGGGAGCAAGAGTAGGCTTGTGTGTATTTCACCAAAGACTCGCTTCAGGATCCAAGTATTTACCGTTGATTGTTTATCATCATCGCAACATGTCTTCGACCGGATCAACACAATTGAAACGCCCGATTTCACTACTGGGATCGATGGCGTTTGGGGAGCGTGCTGACGCGGAGACAAGCACAAACATGGTGAAAGCCTACTTGGAGCGCGGCCACAATGATTTGGACACTGCCTTCATGTACACAGACGGACAGGCAGAAACTATCATTGGGGGAATGAATCTACCCAAAACGG TGAGCATTGCCACCAAAGCCAACCCCTGGGAAGGAAAGACCCTGAAACCAGAGAGTGTGCGTTCTCAGCTGGACACTTCTCTGAAGAGACTGCGTACACAGTGTGTGGACCTCTTCTACCTCCATGCTCCAGACCATCAGAACCCCATCCAGGACACACTGCAGGCCTGCCATGAGCTCTACAAAGAG GGTAAATTTAAGGAGCTTGGCTTATCAAACTATGCTGCATGGGAAGTGGCTGAAATCTTTACCATCTGCCGACACAACAACTGGATTCTTCCCACTGTTTATCAG GGAATGTACAATGCCACCACACGACAGGTGGAGACAGAACTGCTACCATGTCTGAGATACTACAGCATCAGATTCTATGCATACAACCCTCTAGCAG GCGGCCTTCTCACAGGGAAGTACCATTATCAGGACAAAGAAGGTTCTCAGCCTTCAGGACGTTTCTTTGGTAACAACTGGGCTGGTGCTTACAGAGACAG GTACTGGAAGGAGAGCCACTTCCAGGCGATAGACCTTGTTCAGAAGGCCATGGAGACAGCGTATGGCTCAAACAAACCCTCCATGACATCTGCTGCTCTACGCTGGATGTACCACCACTCCCACCTCAAG GGTGATTTGGGAGATGGTGTAATCATTGGAATGTCCAGTATGGAGCAGCTAGATCAAAACCTTTCTGCCTCTGAGGAGGGGCCTCTGGATGATCGTGTGGTGGAGGCATTCAAACATGCCTGGGACCTGGTGGCCCACGAGTGCCCCAATTACTTCCGCTAG